The Anguilla anguilla isolate fAngAng1 chromosome 4, fAngAng1.pri, whole genome shotgun sequence genome has a window encoding:
- the LOC118225013 gene encoding phospholipid phosphatase-related protein type 4 isoform X3: MLLSLAFAGPAAMQIMISEAVLFCCLSRRKNGLGREVNINAAGCNFNSYIRRAVRFVGVHVFGLCATALITNIIQLSTGYHAPYFLTVCKPNYTTLNTSCDENTFIMDDICSGADPAIINSGRKSFPSQHATLAAFAAVYISMYFNATLTDSSKLLKPLLVFSFIICAIICGLTRIIQYKNHAIDVYLGFLIGGGIAVYLGLYAVGNFQPGEDAAGQQAQLRDPLRSLTDLSQDASRHMQLKNGSSSDGISSHSESILSRNHREASSLTSLKRASADVEVITPRSPMGKENMVTFSNTLPRVHTPILDEVTRRNATIHASMDSTRSKQLLSQWKSKNESRKLSLQMMETEDTPSPPRTMEMRSSSEPSRVGVNGEHQGPASQYMKLATSSTPLPSTSSGIAGGTRVSIPSRPGSSQLVHIPEETQETVNNSPKGSSTRSKWLKVAEKSGACRTNSQPRIMQVIAMSKQQGMLQTSPNSSDGSTVSCMGAIRYRSLTEPEVTGIVRVEAHPENNRPVVPPPSTDGSGSWKWKSQEKGSLRQSCELNDLNRDSESSESVKDGNGSAPNSSGEHHHHHGITTIRVTPVEGSEAASEAMSVTSSRDSTLRRKGNIILIPERGNSPDSTRSIFYKGTSPTPTLKE; encoded by the exons gggTCCACGTGTTTGGGCTTTGTGCCACAGCTCTCATAACAAACATCATCCAGTTGTCAACTGGTTACCATGCACCGTACTTCCTTACAGTCTGCAAGCCCAACTACACCACGCTCAACACTTCCTGTGATGAAAACACCTTCATCATGGATGACATCTGCTCTGGAGCTGACCCAGCCATCATAAACAGTGGCAG AAAATCGTTTCCGTCCCAGCATGCAACACTGGCTGCGTTTGCTGCTGTCTACATTTCT ATGTACTTCAATGCTACACTAACTGACTCCTCGAAGCTTCTGAAACCACTTCTGGTCTTCTCCTTCATCATATGTGCCATTATCTGTGGACTGACGCGTATCATCCAGTACAAGAACCACGCTATCGATGTGTATCTTGGCTTCCTAATTGGTGGAGGCATAGCTGTGTATTTA GGCCTGTATGCCGTGGGCAATTTTCAACCTGGCGAGGATGCAGCAGGCCAACAGGCACAGCTGCGGGACCCTCTCAGATCCCTGACAGACCTCAGCCAGGATGCCAGCAGACACATGCAGCTTAAGAATGGTAGCAGCAGCGACGGCATCTCCTCACACTCAGAGAGCATCCTCAGCCGCAACCACCGTGAGGCCAGCTCCCTCACCAGCCTGAAGAGAGCCAGTGCTGACGTGGAGGTCATCACCCCCAGGAGCCCCATGGGCAAGGAGAACATGGTTACATTCAGCAACACTCTCCCCAGGGTCCACACCCCAATTCTGGACGAGGTTACCCGCCGCAATGCCACCATCCATGCCTCCATGGACTCTACTCGCTCCAAGCAGCTGCTGTCGCAGTGGAAGAGCAAAAACGAGAGCCGCAAGTTGTCCCTCCAGATGATGGAAACAGaggacaccccctccccaccgagGACAATGGAAATGAGGTCTAGCTCCGAGCCCTCCAGGGTGGGTGTCAACGGGGAGCACCAGGGCCCTGCCAGCCAGTACATGAAGTTGGCCACCAGCAGCACCCCGTTACCCAGCACCAGCAGTGGTATCGCAGGGGGCACCAGAGTTTCCATTCCGTCCCGCCCTGGCTCTTCTCAGCTGGTCCACATACCGGAGGAGACACAGGAGACCGTCAACAACTCTCCCAAGGGCAGCTCCACTCgctcaaaatggctgaaggtggCAGAGAAGAGCGGGGCCTGCAGAACTAACAGTCAGCCACGCATCATGCAGGTCATTGCCATGTCCAAGCAGCAGGGCATGCTTCAGACTAGCCCGAACAGCTCGGATGGCAGCACAGTCAGCTGCATGGGCGCCATACGGTACAGAAGCTTGACGGAGCCAGAGGTCACCGGCATCGTGAGGGTGGAAGCCCACCCCGAGAACAACCGGCCAGTGgtgccacccccctccaccgATGGCAGTGGATCGTGGAAGTGGAAGTCGCAGGAGAAGGGCAGCCTCCGCCAATCATGTGAGCTCAACGATCTCAACAGAGACTCTGAAAGTTCGGAGTCTGTGAAGGACGGGAATGGCTCCGCTCCAAATTCCAGCGGcgagcaccaccaccaccacggcaTCACCACAATCCGCGTGACGCCGGTGGAGGGGAGTGAGGCTGCCTCTGAAGCCATGTCGGTGACCTCCAGCCGGGACTCCACCCTTCGGAGGAAAGGGAACATCATCCTCATCCCGGAGCGGGGCAACAGCCCAGATAGCACCCGGAGCATCTTCTACAAGGGGACATCACCAACTCCAACTTTAAAGGAATGA
- the LOC118225013 gene encoding phospholipid phosphatase-related protein type 4 isoform X4 gives MISEAVLFCCLSRRKNGLGREVNINAAGCNFNSYIRRAVRFVGVHVFGLCATALITNIIQLSTGYHAPYFLTVCKPNYTTLNTSCDENTFIMDDICSGADPAIINSGRKSFPSQHATLAAFAAVYISMYFNATLTDSSKLLKPLLVFSFIICAIICGLTRIIQYKNHAIDVYLGFLIGGGIAVYLGLYAVGNFQPGEDAAGQQAQLRDPLRSLTDLSQDASRHMQLKNGSSSDGISSHSESILSRNHREASSLTSLKRASADVEVITPRSPMGKENMVTFSNTLPRVHTPILDEVTRRNATIHASMDSTRSKQLLSQWKSKNESRKLSLQMMETEDTPSPPRTMEMRSSSEPSRVGVNGEHQGPASQYMKLATSSTPLPSTSSGIAGGTRVSIPSRPGSSQLVHIPEETQETVNNSPKGSSTRSKWLKVAEKSGACRTNSQPRIMQVIAMSKQQGMLQTSPNSSDGSTVSCMGAIRYRSLTEPEVTGIVRVEAHPENNRPVVPPPSTDGSGSWKWKSQEKGSLRQSCELNDLNRDSESSESVKDGNGSAPNSSGEHHHHHGITTIRVTPVEGSEAASEAMSVTSSRDSTLRRKGNIILIPERGNSPDSTRSIFYKGTSPTPTLKE, from the exons gggTCCACGTGTTTGGGCTTTGTGCCACAGCTCTCATAACAAACATCATCCAGTTGTCAACTGGTTACCATGCACCGTACTTCCTTACAGTCTGCAAGCCCAACTACACCACGCTCAACACTTCCTGTGATGAAAACACCTTCATCATGGATGACATCTGCTCTGGAGCTGACCCAGCCATCATAAACAGTGGCAG AAAATCGTTTCCGTCCCAGCATGCAACACTGGCTGCGTTTGCTGCTGTCTACATTTCT ATGTACTTCAATGCTACACTAACTGACTCCTCGAAGCTTCTGAAACCACTTCTGGTCTTCTCCTTCATCATATGTGCCATTATCTGTGGACTGACGCGTATCATCCAGTACAAGAACCACGCTATCGATGTGTATCTTGGCTTCCTAATTGGTGGAGGCATAGCTGTGTATTTA GGCCTGTATGCCGTGGGCAATTTTCAACCTGGCGAGGATGCAGCAGGCCAACAGGCACAGCTGCGGGACCCTCTCAGATCCCTGACAGACCTCAGCCAGGATGCCAGCAGACACATGCAGCTTAAGAATGGTAGCAGCAGCGACGGCATCTCCTCACACTCAGAGAGCATCCTCAGCCGCAACCACCGTGAGGCCAGCTCCCTCACCAGCCTGAAGAGAGCCAGTGCTGACGTGGAGGTCATCACCCCCAGGAGCCCCATGGGCAAGGAGAACATGGTTACATTCAGCAACACTCTCCCCAGGGTCCACACCCCAATTCTGGACGAGGTTACCCGCCGCAATGCCACCATCCATGCCTCCATGGACTCTACTCGCTCCAAGCAGCTGCTGTCGCAGTGGAAGAGCAAAAACGAGAGCCGCAAGTTGTCCCTCCAGATGATGGAAACAGaggacaccccctccccaccgagGACAATGGAAATGAGGTCTAGCTCCGAGCCCTCCAGGGTGGGTGTCAACGGGGAGCACCAGGGCCCTGCCAGCCAGTACATGAAGTTGGCCACCAGCAGCACCCCGTTACCCAGCACCAGCAGTGGTATCGCAGGGGGCACCAGAGTTTCCATTCCGTCCCGCCCTGGCTCTTCTCAGCTGGTCCACATACCGGAGGAGACACAGGAGACCGTCAACAACTCTCCCAAGGGCAGCTCCACTCgctcaaaatggctgaaggtggCAGAGAAGAGCGGGGCCTGCAGAACTAACAGTCAGCCACGCATCATGCAGGTCATTGCCATGTCCAAGCAGCAGGGCATGCTTCAGACTAGCCCGAACAGCTCGGATGGCAGCACAGTCAGCTGCATGGGCGCCATACGGTACAGAAGCTTGACGGAGCCAGAGGTCACCGGCATCGTGAGGGTGGAAGCCCACCCCGAGAACAACCGGCCAGTGgtgccacccccctccaccgATGGCAGTGGATCGTGGAAGTGGAAGTCGCAGGAGAAGGGCAGCCTCCGCCAATCATGTGAGCTCAACGATCTCAACAGAGACTCTGAAAGTTCGGAGTCTGTGAAGGACGGGAATGGCTCCGCTCCAAATTCCAGCGGcgagcaccaccaccaccacggcaTCACCACAATCCGCGTGACGCCGGTGGAGGGGAGTGAGGCTGCCTCTGAAGCCATGTCGGTGACCTCCAGCCGGGACTCCACCCTTCGGAGGAAAGGGAACATCATCCTCATCCCGGAGCGGGGCAACAGCCCAGATAGCACCCGGAGCATCTTCTACAAGGGGACATCACCAACTCCAACTTTAAAGGAATGA